A region from the Spea bombifrons isolate aSpeBom1 chromosome 7, aSpeBom1.2.pri, whole genome shotgun sequence genome encodes:
- the R3HDM1 gene encoding R3H domain-containing protein 1 isoform X2, translating to MRMSGAVKDDAEAMKGSETDVRRSTSLENLTKSEGHEKEDACLDNKQDAARQVQPLGQSGKRSKSNSKLKLVRSLAVCEESPPSTADIPSDIQENVQVQLTPSFGKEEKPSKDETEKEKGSEKSSRKMLSRDSSQEYTDSTGIDLHEFLVNTLKSNPRDRMMLLKLEQDILDFIGTNEMQRKKFPPMTSYHRMLLHRVAAYFGLDHNVDQSGKSVIVNKTSTTRIPDQRFEEHIKDEKNVDFQKRYILKRDNSSLDKDDNQMRMRLKDDRRSKSIEEREEEYQRARERIFAQESLCSQENYLMDKRIQEEEANMTQQRRQIFRINKDASGRSANSLYSSTENDLKYNEPRPWSSTDSDSSIRNLKPAVTKASSFSGISVLTRGDSSGSSKSTGRLSKTGSESSSSVGSSTGSLSHTQQPLPVTAISQPSHGTPAVLPAISTSNSVTYDGGISGQVAPSSTSFFLLPLEATGIPPGSILINPQTGQPFINPDGTPVVYNPPVTQQPVRTQVPAPAAPPPPPAPPQQAANHIISQQDNLGSQFSHMSLARQSSADASDAHSTMFQSTVVLHPSPQSGYIMAAPPPPPPPPAAPLGQPVPPPSYVASNQTVSQPLLQPQGYMQQSLPQVPTCYCAPSQYTHSTHSNQQYRPVTSIQYNSQPNQTLPQAAHPTGYPAVMPNQQANYQGIVGVQQPPNQTGQHGNIANPIQGVMVQYSSVPSYQVPARQASQPVSQQPYHQQVLISGQSGQGPLPAAGMPVYYSVVSPGQQNNLNSSVGYIQPPGSDQMQFPRTTSPCNSQPLLGSHGPGVAVPPPGGGMVMMQLNVPSNPPPQTHSPPHWKPNKYYCDHQRIQKSGDYNILDPSTQHSSHVSSPVTSPNQSPVPVQLTNMKNIRPGLAPLPLIPQISRPFPPGQGDTRYPLLGHPLQYNPPHVIHGHITSQQGQPGHRHGNRGKKTARKAASTDLSAGEPAIGKVLEITELPDGISRKDAETLFGELFKVGARIRWLRDPRSQQIPHQHYCGTSGNHAGSEHSNPSQDLASTYTIVATFPTVSAAQSALKKQNNNLMNKFRLRTSRKHYDFHILERASSQ from the exons ATGAGGATGTCCGGTGCTGTAAAAGACGACGCGGAAGCCATGAAGGGTTCGGAGACGGACGTGAGACGCTCCACCTCGTTAGAAAACCTCACGAAGTCTGAGGGACACGAGAAGGAGGACGCCTGCCTCGATAACAAGCAGGATGCCGCG CGGCAAGTTCAACCTTTGGGTCAAAGTGGAAAGAGGTCAAAG TCAAATTCAAAGTTAAAGCTCGTTCGGAGCCTTGCTGTGTGCGAAGAGTCTCCTCCTTCCACAGCCGATATTCCCTCGGACATACAG GAAAATGTACAAGTCCAGCTTACGCCTTCGtttgggaaagaagaaaagccTTCGAAAGATGAAAcggaaaaagaaaagggaagcGAAAAGTCTTCTCGCAAGATGCTCTCCAGAG ATTCCAGCCAGGAGTACACGGACTCGACAGGCATTGATCTGCATGAATTTTTAGTCAACACTCTGAAGAGTAACCCCAG AGACCGAATGATGCTGCTGAAATTGGAACAAGATATATTAGATTTTATTGGCAccaatga aaTGCAACGTAAAAAGTTTCCTCCGATGACCTCCTACCATAGAATGCTGTTACACCGGGTCGCTGCGTATTTTGGACTGGATCACAACGTGGACCAAAGTGGTAAATCGGTCATTGTGAACAAAACAAGCACTACCCGAAT ACCCGATCAGAGGTTTGAAGAACACATTAAAGATGAGAAGAATGTAGACTTCCAGAAACGATACATCCTCAAGAGAGACAACTCAAGCCTCGACAAAGATGATAACCAG ATGAGGATGAGATTAAAAGATGACCGAAGGAGTAAATCGAttgaagaaagagaagaggaaTATCAGAGAGCGCGGGAGAGAATATTTGCCCAAGAG TCCTTGTGTTCTCAGGAGAATTACCTTATGGATAAAAG AATTCAAGAAgaagaagccaacatgacccaACAAAGACGTCAAATATTTAG GATTAATAAGGATGCGTCGGGGAGATCGGCCAACAGCCTCTACAGCAGTACGGAAAACGACCTGAAATACAACGAGCCCCGGCCGTGGAGCAGCACGGACTCCGACAGCTCCATCCGCAATCTGAAGCCCGCCGTCACCAAGGCCAGCAGCTTCAGCGGGATATCCGTGCTGACGAGAGGCGATAGCTCCGGGAGCAGCAAAAGCACGGGCAGGCTTTCCAAAACAG GTTCCGAGTCTTCTAGTAGCGTAGGGTCATCCACTGGTTCCCTCTCTCACACCCAGCAGCCGCTTCCAGTAACCGCTATAAGTCAGCCTTCCCACGGCACGCCGGCTGTCCTTCCAGCGATCAGTACTAGTAATTCTGTTACCTATGATGGGGGAATAAGCGGACAAGTGGCTCCTTCTAGTACTAGCTTCTTTTTACTACCCCTGGAAGCCACAGGCATTCCGCCTGGCAGTATTCTCATCAACCCGCAAACAG GTCAACCCTTTATAAACCCTGATGGCACTCCAGTTGTGTATAACCCCCCCGTTACTCAGCAACCGGTTAGGACCCAAGTGCCTGCGCCCGCCGCACCCCCTCCACCCCCAGCGCCTCCGCAGCAGGCCGCCAACCATATCATATCGCAG CAAGATAACCTGGGATCCCAGTTCAGCCATATGAGCCTCGCCAGGCAGTCTTCTGCGGATGCGTCCGATGCCCACTCGACGATGTTCCAGTCAACCGTGGTGCTTCATCCATCTCCGCAATCCGGCTACATTATGGCTGCGCCGCCAcctccgccgccgccaccaGCAGCGCCGCTCGGACAGCCGGTCCCCCCTCCCAGCTACGTCGCTTCCAATCAGACTGTAAGCCAGCCGCTGCTGCAGCCGCAGGGATACATGCAGCAGTCTCTTCCGCAG GTTCCGACTTGCTATTGTGCTCCCAGCCAGTACACTCACTCTACTCACTCTAACCAACAATATCGACCAGTGACCTCCATCCAGTATAACTCCCAGCCAAACCAAACACTGCCACAAGCTGCCCACCCAACAG GTTACCCCGCTGTGATGCCCAACCAGCAAGCAAACTACCAGGGCATCGTCGGTGTTCAGCAACCTCCAAATCAAACAGGGCAACACGGGAACATTGCCAACCCCATCCAGGGGGTCATGGTGCAGTACTCCTCCGTACCTTCCTATCAG GTCCCTGCTCGGCAGGCGTCGCAGCCTGTGTCTCAACAGCCATACCACCAACAGGTGCTGATATCCGGCCAGTCCGGTCAGGGGCCATTACCCGCTGCGGGGATGCCGGTGTATTACAGCGTCGTTTCACCAGGACAGCAAAACAACTTGAA CTCCTCGGTGGGTTACATTCAGCCCCCTGGATCCGACCAAATGCAGTTTCCCAGAACGACCTCACCGTGTAATTCTCAGCCACTTCTCGGCTCTCACGGCCCAG GTGTTGCAGTGCCTCCCCCTGGTGGCGGGATGGTAATGATGCAGCTCAATGTACCCAGCAACCCCCCACCTCAGACGCATTCACCACCTCATTGGAagccaaataaatattattgtgaTCATCAGAGGATCCAGAAATCCGGGGACTACAACATTCTGGACCCTTCTACCCAG CATAGTTCCCACGTGAGTAGTCCCGTCACTTCTCCCAATCAGTCGCCCGTCCCCGTGCAACTAACCAACATGAAGAACATCCGCCCGGGTCTAGCGCCTCTCCCTCTCATTCCGCAAATTTCCAGACCATTTCCGCCTGGACAAG GTGATACAAGATACCCGTTACTTGGTCATCCATTACAATACAATCCTCCTCATGTTATACACGGACACATAACAAGTCAACAG GGCCAGCCTGGTCACAGACATGGAAATAGAGGTAAAAAGACGGCGAGAAAAGCAGCCTCGACAGATCTTTCCGCGGGTGAGCCAG CCATTGGAAAAGTCCTGGAAATCACAGAACTGCCGGACGGCATAAGCCGCAAAGACGCCGAAACGCTTTTTGGAGAACTGTTTAAAGTTGGCGCCAGGATCCGATGGCTCCGGGACCCCCGTTCCCAACAAATTCCCCATCAACATTATTGTGGCACCAGTGGCAACCACGCGGGCTCCGAACACTCCAACCCATCCCAAGACTTGGCTTCTACCTACACAATAGTAGCCACCTTTCCTACAGTATCTGCTGCTCAAAGTGCTttgaagaaacaaaacaataactTAATGAACAAGTTTAGACTAAGAACGAGCAGAAAGCACTACGATTTTCATATCCTGGAAAGGGCCAGCTCTCAATAG
- the R3HDM1 gene encoding R3H domain-containing protein 1 isoform X1 gives MRMSGAVKDDAEAMKGSETDVRRSTSLENLTKSEGHEKEDACLDNKQDAARQVQPLGQSGKRSKSNSKLKLVRSLAVCEESPPSTADIPSDIQENVQVQLTPSFGKEEKPSKDETEKEKGSEKSSRKMLSRDSSQEYTDSTGIDLHEFLVNTLKSNPRDRMMLLKLEQDILDFIGTNEMQRKKFPPMTSYHRMLLHRVAAYFGLDHNVDQSGKSVIVNKTSTTRIPDQRFEEHIKDEKNVDFQKRYILKRDNSSLDKDDNQMRMRLKDDRRSKSIEEREEEYQRARERIFAQESLCSQENYLMDKRIQEEEANMTQQRRQIFRINKDASGRSANSLYSSTENDLKYNEPRPWSSTDSDSSIRNLKPAVTKASSFSGISVLTRGDSSGSSKSTGRLSKTGSESSSSVGSSTGSLSHTQQPLPVTAISQPSHGTPAVLPAISTSNSVTYDGGISGQVAPSSTSFFLLPLEATGIPPGSILINPQTGQPFINPDGTPVVYNPPVTQQPVRTQVPAPAAPPPPPAPPQQAANHIISQPIRSLPSSSQPVQYSAVSYPPALLPVSPTQQYAVQDNLGSQFSHMSLARQSSADASDAHSTMFQSTVVLHPSPQSGYIMAAPPPPPPPPAAPLGQPVPPPSYVASNQTVSQPLLQPQGYMQQSLPQVPTCYCAPSQYTHSTHSNQQYRPVTSIQYNSQPNQTLPQAAHPTGYPAVMPNQQANYQGIVGVQQPPNQTGQHGNIANPIQGVMVQYSSVPSYQVPARQASQPVSQQPYHQQVLISGQSGQGPLPAAGMPVYYSVVSPGQQNNLNSSVGYIQPPGSDQMQFPRTTSPCNSQPLLGSHGPGVAVPPPGGGMVMMQLNVPSNPPPQTHSPPHWKPNKYYCDHQRIQKSGDYNILDPSTQHSSHVSSPVTSPNQSPVPVQLTNMKNIRPGLAPLPLIPQISRPFPPGQGDTRYPLLGHPLQYNPPHVIHGHITSQQGQPGHRHGNRGKKTARKAASTDLSAGEPAIGKVLEITELPDGISRKDAETLFGELFKVGARIRWLRDPRSQQIPHQHYCGTSGNHAGSEHSNPSQDLASTYTIVATFPTVSAAQSALKKQNNNLMNKFRLRTSRKHYDFHILERASSQ, from the exons ATGAGGATGTCCGGTGCTGTAAAAGACGACGCGGAAGCCATGAAGGGTTCGGAGACGGACGTGAGACGCTCCACCTCGTTAGAAAACCTCACGAAGTCTGAGGGACACGAGAAGGAGGACGCCTGCCTCGATAACAAGCAGGATGCCGCG CGGCAAGTTCAACCTTTGGGTCAAAGTGGAAAGAGGTCAAAG TCAAATTCAAAGTTAAAGCTCGTTCGGAGCCTTGCTGTGTGCGAAGAGTCTCCTCCTTCCACAGCCGATATTCCCTCGGACATACAG GAAAATGTACAAGTCCAGCTTACGCCTTCGtttgggaaagaagaaaagccTTCGAAAGATGAAAcggaaaaagaaaagggaagcGAAAAGTCTTCTCGCAAGATGCTCTCCAGAG ATTCCAGCCAGGAGTACACGGACTCGACAGGCATTGATCTGCATGAATTTTTAGTCAACACTCTGAAGAGTAACCCCAG AGACCGAATGATGCTGCTGAAATTGGAACAAGATATATTAGATTTTATTGGCAccaatga aaTGCAACGTAAAAAGTTTCCTCCGATGACCTCCTACCATAGAATGCTGTTACACCGGGTCGCTGCGTATTTTGGACTGGATCACAACGTGGACCAAAGTGGTAAATCGGTCATTGTGAACAAAACAAGCACTACCCGAAT ACCCGATCAGAGGTTTGAAGAACACATTAAAGATGAGAAGAATGTAGACTTCCAGAAACGATACATCCTCAAGAGAGACAACTCAAGCCTCGACAAAGATGATAACCAG ATGAGGATGAGATTAAAAGATGACCGAAGGAGTAAATCGAttgaagaaagagaagaggaaTATCAGAGAGCGCGGGAGAGAATATTTGCCCAAGAG TCCTTGTGTTCTCAGGAGAATTACCTTATGGATAAAAG AATTCAAGAAgaagaagccaacatgacccaACAAAGACGTCAAATATTTAG GATTAATAAGGATGCGTCGGGGAGATCGGCCAACAGCCTCTACAGCAGTACGGAAAACGACCTGAAATACAACGAGCCCCGGCCGTGGAGCAGCACGGACTCCGACAGCTCCATCCGCAATCTGAAGCCCGCCGTCACCAAGGCCAGCAGCTTCAGCGGGATATCCGTGCTGACGAGAGGCGATAGCTCCGGGAGCAGCAAAAGCACGGGCAGGCTTTCCAAAACAG GTTCCGAGTCTTCTAGTAGCGTAGGGTCATCCACTGGTTCCCTCTCTCACACCCAGCAGCCGCTTCCAGTAACCGCTATAAGTCAGCCTTCCCACGGCACGCCGGCTGTCCTTCCAGCGATCAGTACTAGTAATTCTGTTACCTATGATGGGGGAATAAGCGGACAAGTGGCTCCTTCTAGTACTAGCTTCTTTTTACTACCCCTGGAAGCCACAGGCATTCCGCCTGGCAGTATTCTCATCAACCCGCAAACAG GTCAACCCTTTATAAACCCTGATGGCACTCCAGTTGTGTATAACCCCCCCGTTACTCAGCAACCGGTTAGGACCCAAGTGCCTGCGCCCGCCGCACCCCCTCCACCCCCAGCGCCTCCGCAGCAGGCCGCCAACCATATCATATCGCAG CCTATTCGATCTCTGCCGTCTTCTTCGCAGCCTGTTCAGTACTCCGCGGTCTCTTATCCGCCCGCGCTCCTGCCCGTCTCTCCCACCCAGCAGTACGCCGTG CAAGATAACCTGGGATCCCAGTTCAGCCATATGAGCCTCGCCAGGCAGTCTTCTGCGGATGCGTCCGATGCCCACTCGACGATGTTCCAGTCAACCGTGGTGCTTCATCCATCTCCGCAATCCGGCTACATTATGGCTGCGCCGCCAcctccgccgccgccaccaGCAGCGCCGCTCGGACAGCCGGTCCCCCCTCCCAGCTACGTCGCTTCCAATCAGACTGTAAGCCAGCCGCTGCTGCAGCCGCAGGGATACATGCAGCAGTCTCTTCCGCAG GTTCCGACTTGCTATTGTGCTCCCAGCCAGTACACTCACTCTACTCACTCTAACCAACAATATCGACCAGTGACCTCCATCCAGTATAACTCCCAGCCAAACCAAACACTGCCACAAGCTGCCCACCCAACAG GTTACCCCGCTGTGATGCCCAACCAGCAAGCAAACTACCAGGGCATCGTCGGTGTTCAGCAACCTCCAAATCAAACAGGGCAACACGGGAACATTGCCAACCCCATCCAGGGGGTCATGGTGCAGTACTCCTCCGTACCTTCCTATCAG GTCCCTGCTCGGCAGGCGTCGCAGCCTGTGTCTCAACAGCCATACCACCAACAGGTGCTGATATCCGGCCAGTCCGGTCAGGGGCCATTACCCGCTGCGGGGATGCCGGTGTATTACAGCGTCGTTTCACCAGGACAGCAAAACAACTTGAA CTCCTCGGTGGGTTACATTCAGCCCCCTGGATCCGACCAAATGCAGTTTCCCAGAACGACCTCACCGTGTAATTCTCAGCCACTTCTCGGCTCTCACGGCCCAG GTGTTGCAGTGCCTCCCCCTGGTGGCGGGATGGTAATGATGCAGCTCAATGTACCCAGCAACCCCCCACCTCAGACGCATTCACCACCTCATTGGAagccaaataaatattattgtgaTCATCAGAGGATCCAGAAATCCGGGGACTACAACATTCTGGACCCTTCTACCCAG CATAGTTCCCACGTGAGTAGTCCCGTCACTTCTCCCAATCAGTCGCCCGTCCCCGTGCAACTAACCAACATGAAGAACATCCGCCCGGGTCTAGCGCCTCTCCCTCTCATTCCGCAAATTTCCAGACCATTTCCGCCTGGACAAG GTGATACAAGATACCCGTTACTTGGTCATCCATTACAATACAATCCTCCTCATGTTATACACGGACACATAACAAGTCAACAG GGCCAGCCTGGTCACAGACATGGAAATAGAGGTAAAAAGACGGCGAGAAAAGCAGCCTCGACAGATCTTTCCGCGGGTGAGCCAG CCATTGGAAAAGTCCTGGAAATCACAGAACTGCCGGACGGCATAAGCCGCAAAGACGCCGAAACGCTTTTTGGAGAACTGTTTAAAGTTGGCGCCAGGATCCGATGGCTCCGGGACCCCCGTTCCCAACAAATTCCCCATCAACATTATTGTGGCACCAGTGGCAACCACGCGGGCTCCGAACACTCCAACCCATCCCAAGACTTGGCTTCTACCTACACAATAGTAGCCACCTTTCCTACAGTATCTGCTGCTCAAAGTGCTttgaagaaacaaaacaataactTAATGAACAAGTTTAGACTAAGAACGAGCAGAAAGCACTACGATTTTCATATCCTGGAAAGGGCCAGCTCTCAATAG
- the R3HDM1 gene encoding R3H domain-containing protein 1 isoform X3, whose product MRMSGAVKDDAEAMKGSETDVRRSTSLENLTKSEGHEKEDACLDNKQDAAENVQVQLTPSFGKEEKPSKDETEKEKGSEKSSRKMLSRDSSQEYTDSTGIDLHEFLVNTLKSNPRDRMMLLKLEQDILDFIGTNEMQRKKFPPMTSYHRMLLHRVAAYFGLDHNVDQSGKSVIVNKTSTTRIPDQRFEEHIKDEKNVDFQKRYILKRDNSSLDKDDNQMRMRLKDDRRSKSIEEREEEYQRARERIFAQESLCSQENYLMDKRIQEEEANMTQQRRQIFRINKDASGRSANSLYSSTENDLKYNEPRPWSSTDSDSSIRNLKPAVTKASSFSGISVLTRGDSSGSSKSTGRLSKTGSESSSSVGSSTGSLSHTQQPLPVTAISQPSHGTPAVLPAISTSNSVTYDGGISGQVAPSSTSFFLLPLEATGIPPGSILINPQTGQPFINPDGTPVVYNPPVTQQPVRTQVPAPAAPPPPPAPPQQAANHIISQPIRSLPSSSQPVQYSAVSYPPALLPVSPTQQYAVQDNLGSQFSHMSLARQSSADASDAHSTMFQSTVVLHPSPQSGYIMAAPPPPPPPPAAPLGQPVPPPSYVASNQTVSQPLLQPQGYMQQSLPQVPTCYCAPSQYTHSTHSNQQYRPVTSIQYNSQPNQTLPQAAHPTGYPAVMPNQQANYQGIVGVQQPPNQTGQHGNIANPIQGVMVQYSSVPSYQVPARQASQPVSQQPYHQQVLISGQSGQGPLPAAGMPVYYSVVSPGQQNNLNSSVGYIQPPGSDQMQFPRTTSPCNSQPLLGSHGPGVAVPPPGGGMVMMQLNVPSNPPPQTHSPPHWKPNKYYCDHQRIQKSGDYNILDPSTQHSSHVSSPVTSPNQSPVPVQLTNMKNIRPGLAPLPLIPQISRPFPPGQGDTRYPLLGHPLQYNPPHVIHGHITSQQGQPGHRHGNRGKKTARKAASTDLSAGEPAIGKVLEITELPDGISRKDAETLFGELFKVGARIRWLRDPRSQQIPHQHYCGTSGNHAGSEHSNPSQDLASTYTIVATFPTVSAAQSALKKQNNNLMNKFRLRTSRKHYDFHILERASSQ is encoded by the exons ATGAGGATGTCCGGTGCTGTAAAAGACGACGCGGAAGCCATGAAGGGTTCGGAGACGGACGTGAGACGCTCCACCTCGTTAGAAAACCTCACGAAGTCTGAGGGACACGAGAAGGAGGACGCCTGCCTCGATAACAAGCAGGATGCCGCG GAAAATGTACAAGTCCAGCTTACGCCTTCGtttgggaaagaagaaaagccTTCGAAAGATGAAAcggaaaaagaaaagggaagcGAAAAGTCTTCTCGCAAGATGCTCTCCAGAG ATTCCAGCCAGGAGTACACGGACTCGACAGGCATTGATCTGCATGAATTTTTAGTCAACACTCTGAAGAGTAACCCCAG AGACCGAATGATGCTGCTGAAATTGGAACAAGATATATTAGATTTTATTGGCAccaatga aaTGCAACGTAAAAAGTTTCCTCCGATGACCTCCTACCATAGAATGCTGTTACACCGGGTCGCTGCGTATTTTGGACTGGATCACAACGTGGACCAAAGTGGTAAATCGGTCATTGTGAACAAAACAAGCACTACCCGAAT ACCCGATCAGAGGTTTGAAGAACACATTAAAGATGAGAAGAATGTAGACTTCCAGAAACGATACATCCTCAAGAGAGACAACTCAAGCCTCGACAAAGATGATAACCAG ATGAGGATGAGATTAAAAGATGACCGAAGGAGTAAATCGAttgaagaaagagaagaggaaTATCAGAGAGCGCGGGAGAGAATATTTGCCCAAGAG TCCTTGTGTTCTCAGGAGAATTACCTTATGGATAAAAG AATTCAAGAAgaagaagccaacatgacccaACAAAGACGTCAAATATTTAG GATTAATAAGGATGCGTCGGGGAGATCGGCCAACAGCCTCTACAGCAGTACGGAAAACGACCTGAAATACAACGAGCCCCGGCCGTGGAGCAGCACGGACTCCGACAGCTCCATCCGCAATCTGAAGCCCGCCGTCACCAAGGCCAGCAGCTTCAGCGGGATATCCGTGCTGACGAGAGGCGATAGCTCCGGGAGCAGCAAAAGCACGGGCAGGCTTTCCAAAACAG GTTCCGAGTCTTCTAGTAGCGTAGGGTCATCCACTGGTTCCCTCTCTCACACCCAGCAGCCGCTTCCAGTAACCGCTATAAGTCAGCCTTCCCACGGCACGCCGGCTGTCCTTCCAGCGATCAGTACTAGTAATTCTGTTACCTATGATGGGGGAATAAGCGGACAAGTGGCTCCTTCTAGTACTAGCTTCTTTTTACTACCCCTGGAAGCCACAGGCATTCCGCCTGGCAGTATTCTCATCAACCCGCAAACAG GTCAACCCTTTATAAACCCTGATGGCACTCCAGTTGTGTATAACCCCCCCGTTACTCAGCAACCGGTTAGGACCCAAGTGCCTGCGCCCGCCGCACCCCCTCCACCCCCAGCGCCTCCGCAGCAGGCCGCCAACCATATCATATCGCAG CCTATTCGATCTCTGCCGTCTTCTTCGCAGCCTGTTCAGTACTCCGCGGTCTCTTATCCGCCCGCGCTCCTGCCCGTCTCTCCCACCCAGCAGTACGCCGTG CAAGATAACCTGGGATCCCAGTTCAGCCATATGAGCCTCGCCAGGCAGTCTTCTGCGGATGCGTCCGATGCCCACTCGACGATGTTCCAGTCAACCGTGGTGCTTCATCCATCTCCGCAATCCGGCTACATTATGGCTGCGCCGCCAcctccgccgccgccaccaGCAGCGCCGCTCGGACAGCCGGTCCCCCCTCCCAGCTACGTCGCTTCCAATCAGACTGTAAGCCAGCCGCTGCTGCAGCCGCAGGGATACATGCAGCAGTCTCTTCCGCAG GTTCCGACTTGCTATTGTGCTCCCAGCCAGTACACTCACTCTACTCACTCTAACCAACAATATCGACCAGTGACCTCCATCCAGTATAACTCCCAGCCAAACCAAACACTGCCACAAGCTGCCCACCCAACAG GTTACCCCGCTGTGATGCCCAACCAGCAAGCAAACTACCAGGGCATCGTCGGTGTTCAGCAACCTCCAAATCAAACAGGGCAACACGGGAACATTGCCAACCCCATCCAGGGGGTCATGGTGCAGTACTCCTCCGTACCTTCCTATCAG GTCCCTGCTCGGCAGGCGTCGCAGCCTGTGTCTCAACAGCCATACCACCAACAGGTGCTGATATCCGGCCAGTCCGGTCAGGGGCCATTACCCGCTGCGGGGATGCCGGTGTATTACAGCGTCGTTTCACCAGGACAGCAAAACAACTTGAA CTCCTCGGTGGGTTACATTCAGCCCCCTGGATCCGACCAAATGCAGTTTCCCAGAACGACCTCACCGTGTAATTCTCAGCCACTTCTCGGCTCTCACGGCCCAG GTGTTGCAGTGCCTCCCCCTGGTGGCGGGATGGTAATGATGCAGCTCAATGTACCCAGCAACCCCCCACCTCAGACGCATTCACCACCTCATTGGAagccaaataaatattattgtgaTCATCAGAGGATCCAGAAATCCGGGGACTACAACATTCTGGACCCTTCTACCCAG CATAGTTCCCACGTGAGTAGTCCCGTCACTTCTCCCAATCAGTCGCCCGTCCCCGTGCAACTAACCAACATGAAGAACATCCGCCCGGGTCTAGCGCCTCTCCCTCTCATTCCGCAAATTTCCAGACCATTTCCGCCTGGACAAG GTGATACAAGATACCCGTTACTTGGTCATCCATTACAATACAATCCTCCTCATGTTATACACGGACACATAACAAGTCAACAG GGCCAGCCTGGTCACAGACATGGAAATAGAGGTAAAAAGACGGCGAGAAAAGCAGCCTCGACAGATCTTTCCGCGGGTGAGCCAG CCATTGGAAAAGTCCTGGAAATCACAGAACTGCCGGACGGCATAAGCCGCAAAGACGCCGAAACGCTTTTTGGAGAACTGTTTAAAGTTGGCGCCAGGATCCGATGGCTCCGGGACCCCCGTTCCCAACAAATTCCCCATCAACATTATTGTGGCACCAGTGGCAACCACGCGGGCTCCGAACACTCCAACCCATCCCAAGACTTGGCTTCTACCTACACAATAGTAGCCACCTTTCCTACAGTATCTGCTGCTCAAAGTGCTttgaagaaacaaaacaataactTAATGAACAAGTTTAGACTAAGAACGAGCAGAAAGCACTACGATTTTCATATCCTGGAAAGGGCCAGCTCTCAATAG